From Solea senegalensis isolate Sse05_10M linkage group LG7, IFAPA_SoseM_1, whole genome shotgun sequence, a single genomic window includes:
- the gatm gene encoding glycine amidinotransferase, mitochondrial — protein MLRVRCLRGGSRGAEAAHLIGAMLGRAVTGWVQRVSQSTSSAAAAVEEEHVTGSAQQEECPVCCFNEWDPLEEVIVGRAENARVPPFTVEVKANTYEKNWGFFQKYGGQAFPEDHLKKAVAEIEEMCNILRHEGVNVRRPEHIDWSQEYKTPDFTSSGLYSAMPRDILLVVGNEIIEAPMAWRSRFFEYRAYRPLIKEYFRKGAKWTTAPKPTMADELYDQDYPIRTVEDRHKLAAQGKFVTTEHEPCFDAADFIRAGKDIFVQRSQVTNFMGIEWMRRHLGPDYKIHIISFKDPNPMHIDATFNIIGPGLVLSNPDRPCHQIEMFKKAGWTVVKPPTPLMPDDHPLWMSSKWLSMNVLMLDEKRVMVEEKETTIQKMFENLGIETIKVSIRYANSLGGGFHCWTSDVRRRGTLQSYFH, from the exons ATGCTGCGAGTCAGGTGTCTGAGAGGAGGTAGCAGGGGGGCCGAGGCCGCCCATCTGATCGGAGCCATG ctcGGCCGGGCAGTGACTGGATGGGTGCAGAGAGTGTCTCAGAGCACTTCaagtgctgcagctgcagttgaAGAGGAACATGTTACTGGTTCTGCACAGCAGGAGGAGTGTCCCGTCTGCTGCTTCAATGAATGGGACCCTCTGGAGGAAGTGATCGTGGGTCGTGCCGAAAACGCCCGCGTGCCTCCCTTCACTGTGGAAGTGAAA GCCAACACATATGAGAAGAACTGGGGCTTCTTCCAGAAGTATGGGGGCCAAGCTTTTCCTGAGGACCACTTGAAAAAAGCTGTTGCTGAGATTGAAGAAATGTGCAATATCCTGCGCCACGAGGGCGTCAATGTGAGGAGGCCAGAGCACATCGACTGGTCCCAGGAGTACAAAACTCCAGACTTTACATCTTCAG GTCTGTATTCCGCCATGCCCAGAGACATCCTCTTAGTCGTGGGGAATGAAATCATCGAGGCTCCCATGGCCTGGAGGTCCCGCTTCTTTGAGTACAGGGCCTACAGACCCTTAATCAAGGAATACTTCAGAAAAGGTGCTAAATGGACCACAGCTCCCAAACCAACCATGGCTGATGAGCTGTATGATCAG GATTACCCCATTCGCACAGTGGAGGACAGACACAAGCTGGCTGCCCAGGGGAAGTTTGTAACCACGGAGCACGAGCCGTGCTTCGACGCCGCTGATTTCATTCGAGCTGGgaaggacatttttgtccagagGAGTCAG GTTACAAATTTTATGGGAATTGAATGGATGCGTCGCCATCTGGGCCCAGACTACAAGATCCACATCATCTCATTCAAGGATCCTAACCCCATGCACATCGACGCCACATTTAACATCATCGGGCCAGGACTGGTGCTGTCAAACCCTGACCGTCCCTGTCACCAG ATTGAAATGTTCAAGAAGGCCGGCTGGACTGTTGTGAAACCTCCGACACCTCTGATGCCTGATG ACCATCCACTGTGGATGTCCTCCAAATGGCTGTCCATGAACGtcctgatgttggacgagaagcgAGTCATGGTCGAAGAGAAAGAAACCACcattcagaaaatgtttgagaatCTCG GTATTGAGACCATAAAGGTGAGCATTCGCTATGCCAACTCACTGGGTGGTGGCTTCCACTGCTGGACATCCGATGTCCGCCGCCGTGGTACCCTGCAGTCCTACTTCCACTAG